A portion of the Acidobacteriota bacterium genome contains these proteins:
- a CDS encoding Flp family type IVb pilin translates to MKMFLKRFWKDTEGQDLVEYALIVAAVALALIATLRGIATAINTVYESITVALGAI, encoded by the coding sequence ATGAAAATGTTCCTGAAGCGTTTTTGGAAAGATACCGAAGGACAGGACCTGGTGGAGTACGCGCTCATCGTTGCTGCGGTGGCGCTGGCGCTGATCGCCACGCTGCGCGGCATCGCCACAGCCATCAACACTGTCTACGAAAGCATCACCGTCGCGCTCGGTGCAATCTAA
- a CDS encoding tetratricopeptide repeat protein, translating into MLNFNIRCLLGLSGSVEWCGEGDRLHILRCAGAPISRCGGAPISGIIPSQPQHVGPVPLPKHLVLLSFMLILLTTTGCSSRLAPSRLLGVFRSSRNSPQAAGKSPSASPPNSAVLSAHLPQPVPRPGPKKNAVREALRIQATGAFDPLRDDQRIQTLQARLKTDPSNLPGNLNAGLELSRLYEGYGLHSEAFEQYQTTLLVGRELEGKPLGEPALRSIALGIARTARQARRSGEALATVGKLAADFPSPSLELQLGLLYDDTDDRKSAENAYRAAIRMASGKVGGSEIVLAAAHNNLGHNLLLQGQLDQAETQFREALIENPGSLTARNNLGVLLTRRGALDEAWEQFRVASADLAVAHNNFAAALLRAGHLESSREHLVQSLLHRRGFAPALENFRLVQSLMQDRWKTSGNASKAGQAELSNRSMEEMMRSADRSTPSASITPPIENSGAGLAAEIPR; encoded by the coding sequence TTGTTAAACTTTAACATTAGATGTTTGTTGGGTTTGTCCGGCAGTGTTGAGTGGTGTGGAGAGGGTGATAGATTGCATATCCTTAGATGCGCAGGCGCACCAATTAGTAGATGCGGGGGCGCACCGATCAGTGGCATCATTCCCAGTCAGCCTCAACACGTGGGGCCAGTGCCCTTGCCAAAACACTTGGTTCTTCTTTCCTTCATGCTCATTCTTTTGACAACTACTGGATGCAGCTCCAGGCTAGCGCCTTCCCGTTTGCTGGGTGTCTTTCGGTCATCGCGCAATTCTCCTCAAGCGGCAGGAAAATCCCCATCGGCCTCTCCGCCAAACTCAGCAGTCTTATCTGCTCATTTGCCACAACCGGTGCCCCGTCCGGGGCCTAAGAAGAACGCCGTCCGTGAGGCCCTGCGCATCCAGGCGACCGGCGCGTTCGATCCGCTGCGCGATGATCAGCGTATCCAGACTTTGCAGGCCAGGCTGAAAACTGATCCGAGCAATCTGCCCGGAAACCTAAATGCAGGTCTGGAATTGTCGCGACTATATGAGGGCTATGGATTGCACAGCGAAGCCTTCGAGCAATATCAGACCACCTTACTTGTGGGGCGCGAGTTAGAAGGTAAGCCACTCGGCGAACCGGCGCTGCGCAGCATCGCGTTGGGTATCGCAAGAACAGCGCGGCAAGCGCGCCGGTCCGGGGAAGCGCTCGCCACGGTGGGAAAGCTGGCCGCAGATTTTCCATCGCCAAGCCTCGAACTTCAACTGGGATTGCTGTACGATGATACGGACGATCGGAAGTCCGCTGAGAACGCCTATCGTGCCGCAATTCGCATGGCCAGCGGCAAGGTCGGCGGCAGCGAAATTGTGTTGGCGGCGGCGCATAATAATCTTGGCCATAACCTTTTGCTGCAAGGGCAGCTCGATCAGGCCGAGACCCAGTTCCGCGAAGCGTTGATCGAGAACCCCGGTTCGCTCACCGCCCGCAACAACCTCGGCGTGCTGCTGACCAGGCGCGGCGCCCTGGATGAAGCTTGGGAGCAGTTCCGCGTCGCGAGCGCGGACTTGGCGGTGGCGCACAACAATTTTGCGGCGGCGCTGCTGCGGGCGGGTCATCTGGAATCCAGCCGCGAGCATCTGGTGCAGTCGCTGTTGCATCGCCGCGGATTCGCCCCCGCGCTCGAAAATTTTCGCCTGGTGCAAAGTTTAATGCAGGACCGCTGGAAGACCTCTGGAAACGCCAGTAAGGCGGGGCAGGCGGAGTTGAGTAATAGGAGTATGGAAGAGATGATGCGGAGCGCAGATCGTTCCACCCCCAGCGCTTCCATCACCCCGCCGATCGAGAATAGTGGAGCAGGACTGGCGGCGGAAATACCTCGGTAG
- a CDS encoding DUF192 domain-containing protein → MPGPRRKGLLGRDHLEAGEGLWIVPTQAIHTFGMRFPIDAAFLDRQRRVKRVYHRLQPNRITRFVWGAYSVLELESGALLKAGTRVGDELEMREFVKL, encoded by the coding sequence ATGCCCGGGCCACGTCGCAAGGGGTTGCTGGGCAGAGACCATCTGGAAGCAGGGGAGGGCCTGTGGATTGTACCGACGCAGGCCATCCACACTTTCGGGATGAGGTTCCCCATAGACGCCGCGTTCCTGGACCGCCAGCGCCGGGTGAAGCGCGTCTATCATCGCCTACAGCCGAACCGGATCACGCGATTCGTTTGGGGCGCGTATAGCGTACTGGAACTGGAATCGGGGGCGTTGCTGAAAGCTGGTACGCGAGTAGGTGATGAGTTGGAGATGAGAGAGTTTGTTAAACTTTAA